A single genomic interval of Acidimicrobiales bacterium harbors:
- a CDS encoding acyclic terpene utilization AtuA family protein, with protein sequence MSEPIRIANCSGFYGDRLSAAREMVDGGPIDVLTGDWLAELTMLILAKNMLRDPASGYARTFVTQMEQVMGSCMDRGIKVVSNAGGLSPRGCAGAVAEVAEKLGLDPVIAYVEGDDLVPRMEELKAAGVVFSNMDTGEPLGDRQVMTANAYLGGWGIAEALARGADIVVTGRVTDAALTVGPGAWRHGWSRDDWDALAGAVVAGHVIECGTQATGGNYSFFGEIRGLEHPGFPIAEVHSDGSSVITKHPDQGGTVSVGTVTAQLLYEIGGPDYANPDVTARFDTIQLDQEGPDRVRITGVKGEPPPATAKVALNYQGGWRSTTVLYLTGLDIEEKAALVERALWSEVSKGSFAGVDVQLLRTDKDDPATNEEAVAQLRITVKDSDERKVGRAFSSKITELALASYPGLFGGGLTAGAQAYGVYWPALVPADLVWQEVVIAGERTLVEPVLPPAAPGPAGGSCPAGDPPAGLTPAVSADHPPASARRRVPLGRVVGARSGDKGGNANLGVWARSEAAYEWLDGFLTTERLKELLPETAPLTVDRHPLPNILAINFVVHGILGEGVASSTRLDAQAKSLGEWLRARHADIPEELLR encoded by the coding sequence ATGAGCGAGCCGATCAGGATCGCCAACTGCAGCGGGTTCTACGGCGACCGCCTGTCGGCCGCTCGGGAGATGGTCGACGGCGGCCCGATTGACGTGCTGACAGGGGACTGGCTCGCCGAGTTGACGATGCTCATCCTCGCCAAGAACATGCTGCGCGATCCCGCCTCCGGCTACGCGCGGACGTTCGTCACCCAGATGGAGCAGGTGATGGGCAGCTGCATGGATCGCGGTATCAAGGTCGTGTCCAATGCGGGCGGACTCTCCCCGCGTGGATGCGCCGGCGCGGTAGCCGAAGTCGCCGAGAAGCTCGGCCTCGACCCGGTCATCGCCTACGTGGAGGGCGACGACCTGGTCCCCCGGATGGAGGAGTTGAAGGCCGCGGGCGTGGTCTTTTCCAACATGGATACCGGGGAACCGCTCGGGGACCGGCAGGTCATGACAGCCAATGCCTACCTCGGCGGCTGGGGTATCGCAGAGGCACTCGCTCGAGGTGCCGACATCGTGGTCACCGGACGGGTCACCGACGCAGCCTTGACCGTCGGGCCGGGGGCATGGCGGCACGGTTGGTCCCGCGACGACTGGGACGCACTCGCCGGCGCAGTCGTCGCCGGCCACGTCATCGAGTGCGGCACGCAGGCCACGGGCGGCAACTACTCCTTCTTCGGGGAGATCCGTGGCCTCGAGCACCCAGGGTTCCCGATCGCCGAGGTGCACTCCGACGGATCGTCGGTCATCACCAAGCACCCCGACCAAGGCGGCACGGTGTCGGTCGGGACGGTGACGGCGCAGCTGCTCTACGAGATCGGCGGACCGGACTACGCCAACCCGGACGTCACAGCCCGCTTCGACACGATTCAGCTGGACCAGGAGGGACCGGACCGGGTACGGATCACGGGGGTGAAGGGCGAGCCGCCGCCGGCGACGGCGAAGGTGGCGCTCAACTACCAGGGCGGCTGGAGGTCGACCACCGTCTTGTACCTGACGGGCCTTGACATCGAGGAAAAGGCCGCTCTCGTGGAGAGGGCCCTCTGGTCCGAGGTGTCGAAGGGTTCGTTCGCCGGTGTCGACGTCCAACTGCTCCGCACGGACAAGGACGACCCGGCCACCAACGAGGAGGCCGTTGCGCAACTGCGCATAACCGTCAAGGACAGCGACGAACGCAAGGTCGGCCGCGCCTTCTCGTCGAAGATCACCGAGTTGGCGCTCGCGTCTTACCCCGGCCTGTTCGGAGGCGGGCTGACCGCCGGCGCGCAGGCGTACGGGGTGTACTGGCCGGCGCTCGTTCCCGCCGATCTCGTCTGGCAAGAGGTGGTGATCGCCGGCGAGCGTACGCTCGTCGAGCCCGTTCTGCCGCCCGCCGCGCCGGGTCCGGCCGGCGGTTCCTGTCCGGCCGGGGACCCCCCCGCCGGCTTGACACCGGCGGTCTCCGCCGACCACCCGCCGGCCTCGGCCAGGCGGCGGGTGCCGCTCGGGCGCGTCGTCGGCGCGCGATCGGGTGACAAGGGTGGAAACGCCAACCTCGGTGTGTGGGCCCGCTCGGAAGCCGCTTACGAATGGCTCGACGGGTTCCTCACCACCGAACGGCTGAAGGAGCTCCTGCCTGAGACGGCGCCGCTGACAGTGGATCGCCACCCGCTTCCCAACATCCTGGCGATCAACTTCGTCGTCCACGGAATCCTCGGCGAAGGAGTCGCGTCCAGCACCCGTCTCGACGCCCAGGCCAAGAGCCTCGGCGAGTGGCTCCGGGCGCGCCACGCCGACATCCCCGAGGAGCTGCTCAGGTGA
- a CDS encoding biotin carboxylase N-terminal domain-containing protein, translating into MITRLLIANRGEIARRVARTAHSMGITTVAVYAEGDGGVPFVNEAGAAVPLKGRTAADTYLNIEALLEAAASSGADAVHPGYGFLSERAAFAQAVQDAGLTWVGPPPNVIELMGDKLAAKRLMAGAGVPVLPTWEADDGDIAFPILVKAAAGGGGKGMRVVTSSAELADAVAAAAREAEAAFGDGTVFLEHYLTRARHVEIQILADSHGNTIHCFERECSIQRRHQKVIEESPSPAVDDSLRDRMGEAALAAAKAVGYVNAGTVEFVLEPGGDFFFLEVNTRLQVEHPVTEAVTGLDLVREQLLVAQGLPLSVTQGDLSIDGYSIEARLYAEDPAAGFLPATGSLVDWAPAADPAVRWDSGVETGSEVGVEFDPMLAKVISHAPTRDEAARRLALALERSRIRGLTTNRDFLVATLRHTRFLAGDTTTSFIDESGVAPVRTPGPEELRTAAIAAALADRDEATKARRVLRSIQPGWRNSVMPPERRVFEHAGEELEVTYRTEPDGTLDFGDRVVRVRGVESGWVDFEDSRDRHHLHVFRRGASFWVQGPDGDARLTERPRFPDAARESDVPGGLVAPMPGKVVFVSVEEGQDVETGDLLMIVEAMKMEHRVVAPSAGKVVDLHARAGDQVDAGSLLAVIE; encoded by the coding sequence GTGATCACGCGTCTGCTGATCGCGAACCGGGGCGAGATAGCACGCCGTGTGGCCCGGACGGCACACTCCATGGGGATCACGACGGTCGCCGTCTACGCGGAGGGGGACGGTGGGGTCCCGTTCGTCAACGAGGCTGGCGCGGCGGTGCCGCTGAAGGGCAGGACCGCCGCCGACACCTATCTCAACATCGAGGCTCTGCTCGAAGCCGCGGCATCGAGCGGCGCCGACGCTGTTCACCCGGGCTACGGCTTCCTTTCGGAGCGGGCGGCGTTCGCGCAGGCAGTCCAGGATGCCGGCCTGACGTGGGTGGGCCCACCCCCGAACGTCATCGAGCTGATGGGAGACAAGCTCGCGGCGAAGCGGCTCATGGCCGGCGCCGGCGTGCCCGTTCTGCCGACATGGGAGGCCGACGACGGCGACATCGCCTTCCCGATTCTCGTGAAGGCGGCCGCCGGCGGCGGCGGCAAGGGCATGCGGGTCGTGACCTCCAGTGCAGAGCTCGCGGACGCCGTCGCCGCGGCCGCGCGCGAAGCCGAGGCGGCCTTCGGCGACGGCACCGTGTTCCTCGAGCACTACCTGACCCGAGCCCGCCACGTCGAGATCCAGATCCTCGCCGACTCGCACGGAAATACCATCCATTGCTTCGAGCGCGAGTGCTCGATCCAGCGCCGGCACCAGAAGGTCATCGAGGAGTCCCCCTCGCCTGCGGTCGACGATTCCCTGCGCGATCGGATGGGCGAGGCGGCGCTCGCCGCGGCGAAAGCCGTCGGGTACGTCAACGCCGGAACGGTGGAGTTCGTCCTGGAGCCCGGCGGCGATTTCTTCTTCCTCGAGGTGAACACCCGGCTGCAGGTCGAGCACCCCGTCACCGAAGCAGTGACCGGTCTGGACCTGGTGCGCGAGCAGCTACTGGTCGCTCAAGGGCTCCCCCTGTCGGTCACCCAGGGCGATCTTTCGATCGACGGGTACTCGATCGAGGCCCGCCTGTACGCGGAGGATCCTGCCGCCGGGTTCCTGCCCGCGACCGGCTCGCTGGTCGACTGGGCACCGGCGGCCGATCCTGCGGTCAGGTGGGACTCTGGCGTCGAGACCGGCTCCGAGGTGGGGGTCGAGTTCGACCCGATGCTGGCCAAGGTGATCTCTCACGCACCGACGCGCGACGAGGCAGCCCGGAGACTCGCTCTCGCGCTGGAGCGAAGCCGTATCCGGGGACTGACGACCAACCGGGACTTCCTGGTCGCCACGCTCCGCCACACGCGCTTCCTGGCAGGCGACACGACCACGTCGTTTATCGACGAGAGCGGCGTGGCGCCGGTCCGGACACCCGGCCCGGAGGAACTTCGCACAGCCGCCATCGCGGCAGCCCTCGCCGATCGAGATGAAGCGACTAAGGCGCGCCGGGTGCTCCGATCCATCCAGCCGGGGTGGCGCAACTCGGTGATGCCCCCGGAGCGCCGCGTCTTCGAGCACGCAGGTGAGGAACTCGAAGTCACCTACCGCACCGAGCCGGATGGGACCCTGGATTTCGGAGATCGCGTCGTCCGCGTTCGGGGAGTCGAGAGCGGGTGGGTCGACTTCGAGGACAGCCGGGACCGCCACCACCTCCACGTCTTCCGGCGCGGGGCGAGCTTCTGGGTCCAGGGACCCGATGGGGACGCGCGGCTCACGGAGCGTCCTCGTTTTCCGGACGCCGCGAGGGAGTCGGACGTGCCCGGCGGGCTCGTCGCACCCATGCCGGGCAAGGTGGTCTTCGTCTCCGTCGAAGAAGGCCAAGACGTGGAGACGGGAGACCTGCTGATGATCGTGGAGGCAATGAAGATGGAGCACCGCGTCGTGGCTCCGAGCGCCGGAAAGGTCGTCGACCTCCACGCCCGTGCCGGCGACCAGGTCGACGCCGGCAGCCTGCTGGCGGTCATCGAATGA
- a CDS encoding carboxyl transferase domain-containing protein, translated as MAAPPLRTVVDTRDPAFRSNRSGMLELLAEIDRLLQQASQGGGPRAIDRHRSRGKLLARERVALLLDPDSAFLEISPLAGYMTDFNVGGGMVLGIGVVEGTECVILANDPTDLGGAMTAVSIQKLMRALEIARLNHMPYIQFVESAGGDLRGLTSGEDPEAVMRRNLTHFAESGRMFHDITELSARGIPTISVVFGSSTAGGAYQPGLSDYNIFVRGGAKVFLGGPPLVKVATGEDAGDEELGGAEMHASASGLADYLAEDEFEAIRMARDVVAHLHWRKLGPGPVTDDPEPPLYNADELLGLMPVDLKAPVDAREIIARVVDGSRFEEFKPRYGPTLVTGWAHVHGFPVGILANNGVLFSDSAQKAAQFIQLCNQTSTPLLFLQHITGYIVGRDYERGGIVKHGSQMINALSNSTVPHITVIMGASYGAGNYGMGGRAFDTRFVFLWPTAKIAIMGPKQMAGVMSIVRREQAARRGQPVDENLEAAITKAVEDFAESQSLGLYATGRVADDGIIDPRDTRTVVAMALSACHSAPVEGAAGFGVFRL; from the coding sequence ATGGCAGCCCCTCCGCTTCGCACCGTCGTCGACACGCGCGACCCTGCGTTTCGGTCCAACCGGTCCGGGATGCTCGAGCTGCTGGCCGAGATCGACCGCCTCCTCCAGCAGGCATCACAAGGCGGCGGTCCCAGGGCGATAGACCGGCACCGCAGCCGGGGCAAGCTCCTCGCGCGCGAAAGGGTGGCGCTCCTGCTGGACCCCGACAGCGCGTTCCTGGAGATAAGCCCGCTCGCCGGCTACATGACCGACTTCAACGTCGGCGGCGGCATGGTGCTCGGCATCGGCGTCGTCGAAGGGACCGAGTGCGTGATCCTCGCCAACGACCCCACCGATCTCGGCGGGGCCATGACCGCCGTGTCGATCCAGAAGCTGATGCGCGCCCTGGAGATCGCCCGGCTCAACCACATGCCGTACATACAGTTCGTGGAATCCGCCGGCGGAGACCTCCGCGGCCTGACCTCGGGCGAGGACCCCGAGGCGGTGATGAGGCGCAACCTCACCCACTTCGCGGAAAGCGGGCGGATGTTTCACGACATAACCGAGCTGTCCGCCCGCGGCATCCCGACCATCTCTGTCGTATTCGGTAGCTCCACCGCCGGCGGCGCCTACCAGCCCGGGCTCTCGGACTACAACATTTTCGTGCGAGGCGGCGCCAAGGTGTTCCTCGGCGGGCCGCCACTGGTGAAGGTCGCGACGGGCGAAGACGCCGGGGACGAGGAGCTCGGTGGCGCGGAGATGCACGCGTCCGCCAGTGGCCTCGCCGACTACCTGGCAGAGGACGAGTTCGAAGCGATCCGCATGGCGCGCGACGTCGTCGCGCACCTCCACTGGCGGAAGCTCGGGCCTGGTCCGGTGACCGACGACCCCGAACCGCCGCTGTACAACGCTGATGAGCTGCTGGGCCTCATGCCGGTGGATCTGAAAGCGCCGGTCGATGCGAGGGAGATAATCGCACGGGTCGTCGACGGCAGTCGTTTCGAGGAGTTCAAGCCTCGCTACGGCCCCACGCTGGTCACCGGCTGGGCGCACGTTCACGGCTTCCCCGTCGGGATCCTCGCCAACAACGGCGTGCTCTTCTCCGACTCTGCACAAAAGGCCGCGCAGTTCATCCAGCTGTGCAATCAGACCTCGACACCGCTGCTGTTCCTGCAGCACATCACCGGTTACATAGTGGGCCGGGACTACGAGCGCGGCGGGATCGTCAAGCACGGCAGCCAGATGATCAACGCCCTGTCCAACTCCACGGTCCCGCACATCACCGTGATCATGGGAGCGAGCTACGGAGCCGGCAACTACGGCATGGGGGGCCGGGCTTTCGACACCCGCTTCGTGTTCCTCTGGCCGACGGCGAAGATCGCGATCATGGGCCCGAAGCAGATGGCCGGCGTGATGTCGATCGTCCGGCGGGAGCAGGCGGCCAGGAGAGGCCAACCCGTCGACGAGAACCTGGAGGCGGCGATCACCAAGGCGGTAGAGGACTTCGCCGAATCCCAGTCTCTCGGCCTCTACGCGACCGGCCGGGTCGCCGACGACGGGATCATCGATCCGCGCGACACTCGCACCGTCGTCGCTATGGCCCTGTCCGCTTGCCACAGCGCTCCGGTAGAAGGGGCAGCCGGGTTTGGGGTGTTCCGCCTGTGA
- a CDS encoding TIGR03084 family metal-binding protein has protein sequence MPDIEDLCNDLAAEHASLDAIVANLDEAGWSTPTPAAGWDVRDTVSHLIFFDEQATLAIDDPPAFEEHKSGLIASASAGEEPDVAIGRGIEGAAVLERWRNSRSALIRRALRASEDAGGAPPRIAWYGPPMSLASFISARIMETWAHGADIRDALGEPLESSATVRLKHICHLAYGARTFAFAVHGVEDPGDPVAMVVEAPGGGTWTWGPPADEVANVITGSALDIALVFTQRRHPSRTGVKVTGPTAARWVSIAQAFAGPPTVTPEGR, from the coding sequence ATGCCCGACATCGAAGACCTCTGCAACGACCTTGCCGCCGAGCATGCCTCCCTCGACGCCATCGTCGCGAACCTCGACGAAGCCGGTTGGTCCACGCCGACACCCGCAGCCGGGTGGGACGTGCGCGACACGGTCAGCCACCTCATCTTCTTCGACGAGCAGGCGACTCTCGCGATCGATGACCCGCCGGCGTTCGAGGAGCACAAGTCAGGGCTGATCGCCTCGGCGTCCGCAGGCGAGGAGCCTGACGTGGCGATCGGGCGAGGGATCGAAGGCGCCGCCGTCCTCGAACGGTGGCGAAACTCGAGGTCGGCACTGATCAGGCGGGCACTCAGGGCCAGCGAGGACGCCGGCGGCGCACCACCACGCATCGCGTGGTATGGGCCTCCCATGAGCTTGGCCAGCTTCATCAGCGCGAGGATCATGGAGACCTGGGCGCACGGCGCAGACATCCGCGACGCGCTCGGCGAACCGCTCGAGTCGTCGGCGACAGTGCGCCTGAAGCACATCTGCCACCTGGCCTACGGGGCTCGCACGTTTGCCTTTGCCGTACACGGTGTCGAGGACCCCGGCGATCCGGTGGCCATGGTCGTCGAGGCCCCCGGCGGCGGCACGTGGACCTGGGGTCCGCCAGCGGACGAAGTTGCGAATGTGATCACGGGGAGCGCGCTCGACATCGCGCTGGTGTTCACCCAGCGCCGGCATCCGTCCCGCACCGGCGTGAAGGTCACAGGGCCGACGGCCGCGCGGTGGGTCTCGATCGCGCAGGCCTTCGCCGGGCCGCCGACCGTCACGCCCGAGGGTCGCTGA
- a CDS encoding acyl-CoA dehydrogenase family protein, whose protein sequence is MLFTEDHEAFRQAVRGVLEREVVPHFDEWEEAEIFPAHQVFKALGSAGLFGLEYDPEFGGQGADHAYTVILGEELGRMGCAGVAMAISVQTDMATPSLHRFGSPELKRRYLEPALRGEVVTSIAVSEPDAGSDVAGIRTRAVRDGDEWVVNGSKTFITNGTQADWLCLLARTSDEGGYKGMSQIVFPTDTPGFSVSKKLKKLGNHASDTAELSFVDARVPVANTIGSVGQGFQQQMAQFQNERMIATYTAAGGMDGALKRTADYLRERKVFGKPLLSKQFIQFKLAELSAEVDVLRHYNYACAEAYMRGEDTTRFATIAKFKAGRLQREIADWCLQFHGGMGYMAETWVSRYFRDGRLMSIGGGADEVMLHVLSKLDGFTA, encoded by the coding sequence ATGCTCTTTACCGAGGACCACGAAGCGTTTCGCCAGGCCGTGAGGGGTGTGCTCGAGCGCGAGGTGGTCCCCCACTTCGACGAATGGGAGGAGGCCGAGATCTTCCCGGCCCACCAGGTGTTCAAGGCGCTCGGGTCCGCGGGCCTGTTCGGGCTCGAGTACGACCCGGAGTTCGGTGGCCAAGGAGCGGACCACGCCTACACAGTCATCCTGGGCGAGGAGCTCGGCCGGATGGGTTGTGCAGGCGTCGCGATGGCGATTTCCGTGCAGACGGATATGGCGACGCCGTCGTTGCATCGTTTTGGGTCGCCCGAACTGAAGAGGCGTTACCTGGAGCCGGCGCTCAGAGGAGAGGTGGTGACGTCCATAGCGGTGAGCGAGCCCGATGCCGGCTCCGACGTCGCGGGGATCAGGACGCGTGCCGTGCGCGACGGCGACGAGTGGGTGGTCAACGGGTCCAAGACTTTCATCACCAACGGCACCCAGGCCGACTGGCTCTGCCTGCTCGCCAGGACGAGCGACGAGGGCGGCTACAAGGGTATGTCGCAGATCGTGTTCCCGACCGACACGCCGGGCTTCTCGGTCAGCAAGAAGTTGAAGAAGCTGGGCAATCACGCGTCGGACACCGCCGAACTGTCTTTCGTCGACGCCCGGGTTCCTGTCGCCAACACGATCGGATCGGTCGGCCAGGGCTTCCAGCAGCAGATGGCCCAGTTCCAAAACGAGCGGATGATCGCCACTTACACCGCTGCCGGCGGCATGGACGGTGCCCTGAAGCGGACCGCCGACTACCTGCGCGAGCGAAAGGTGTTCGGAAAGCCGTTGCTTTCGAAGCAGTTCATCCAGTTCAAACTGGCCGAGCTCTCAGCCGAGGTGGACGTGCTGCGCCACTACAACTACGCCTGCGCGGAGGCTTACATGCGCGGTGAGGACACCACACGGTTCGCGACCATCGCCAAGTTCAAGGCTGGCCGCCTCCAGCGCGAGATCGCCGACTGGTGCCTCCAGTTCCACGGCGGTATGGGCTACATGGCGGAGACCTGGGTGTCGCGCTACTTCCGGGATGGGCGGCTGATGTCCATCGGAGGCGGTGCCGACGAGGTCATGCTTCACGTCCTGTCCAAGCTCGACGGCTTCACCGCCTGA
- a CDS encoding acyl-CoA dehydrogenase family protein: MDFELPGEDDPRREELRAWLAEHPSPTWRQLAEAGLVVPHWPHPYGLGADPVHQLIVDDELRRAGVSRPTNPIGIGWAAPTILMAGTEEQKERYLWPALAGEEFWCQLFSEPDAGSDLASLTTRAERDGDRWVINGSKIWTSGAHLAKFGILLARTNPTAPKRKGISYFICAMDTPGITMTPIVDMTGAHSFNQVFFDNARLPADCLVGEVDEGWRLAKATLANERVSLSSGGALWGSGPSVQDLVDLVKKDGPVPDSVLRQRLVKTWIEGEVLRLIRLRTLSARLAGRTPGPEASVQKLLADEHGQHVMEVAKDLAGTSGLLAGSGPRGELPGSLRGGATEIRFADDLMPGVEKVWHYGYLFAPALTIGGGTWAVQRNIIAEWVLGLPRDPGA; the protein is encoded by the coding sequence GTGGACTTCGAGTTGCCGGGAGAGGACGACCCCCGCCGCGAGGAACTGCGCGCGTGGCTCGCCGAGCACCCCTCGCCCACGTGGCGCCAGCTTGCAGAGGCCGGTCTCGTCGTCCCGCACTGGCCGCACCCCTACGGTCTCGGCGCGGACCCTGTTCACCAGCTGATCGTCGACGACGAGCTGCGCCGCGCAGGAGTGAGCCGCCCGACCAACCCGATCGGTATCGGCTGGGCCGCGCCGACGATCCTCATGGCCGGCACAGAGGAACAGAAGGAGCGTTACCTGTGGCCGGCGCTCGCCGGCGAGGAGTTCTGGTGCCAGCTCTTCTCGGAGCCCGACGCCGGTTCCGACCTGGCGTCGCTGACGACGCGCGCCGAGCGCGACGGCGACCGGTGGGTGATCAACGGGTCCAAGATCTGGACCAGCGGCGCCCACCTCGCCAAGTTCGGCATCCTCCTGGCACGGACCAACCCGACTGCGCCCAAGCGCAAGGGCATCTCGTATTTCATCTGCGCGATGGACACACCGGGGATCACGATGACGCCGATCGTCGACATGACGGGAGCCCACTCGTTCAACCAGGTGTTCTTCGACAATGCCCGGCTCCCGGCCGACTGCCTGGTCGGCGAGGTTGACGAAGGGTGGAGGTTGGCTAAGGCGACGCTGGCGAACGAACGGGTGTCCTTGTCGAGCGGGGGCGCGCTGTGGGGGAGCGGCCCATCCGTGCAGGATCTGGTTGACCTGGTGAAGAAAGACGGCCCCGTCCCTGATTCGGTCCTGCGACAGCGTCTCGTCAAGACGTGGATCGAGGGAGAGGTCCTGCGCCTCATCAGGCTGCGAACCCTGTCTGCACGCCTCGCAGGTAGAACGCCGGGACCCGAGGCGTCGGTTCAGAAGCTTCTAGCGGACGAGCACGGTCAGCACGTGATGGAAGTGGCGAAAGACCTCGCCGGCACGTCCGGCCTGCTCGCCGGGTCGGGACCGCGAGGCGAGCTGCCAGGTTCCCTTCGCGGCGGCGCCACCGAGATCCGCTTCGCGGACGATCTGATGCCGGGCGTCGAGAAGGTGTGGCACTACGGCTACCTGTTCGCTCCCGCGCTGACCATCGGCGGTGGCACCTGGGCGGTGCAGCGCAACATCATCGCCGAATGGGTTCTCGGGCTCCCGAGGGACCCCGGGGCCTGA
- a CDS encoding TetR/AcrR family transcriptional regulator, whose product MHAAARVFERDGFLDARIADIAAEAGVATGSFYTYFDSKEAIFREVVDELIDELYQQSHVGDVVGPDPVARIAAANRLYVESFARHAALYAVVVQVASFSPEFRARRQKSRLAFVERAERGIRSMQKAGQADRSLDPTLTAAMLCGMVENFAEVRHLLGQSFDDEEAVAAMTGIWAKAIGLR is encoded by the coding sequence GTGCACGCCGCGGCGCGGGTCTTCGAACGTGACGGCTTCCTCGACGCGCGCATCGCCGATATTGCCGCCGAGGCCGGCGTGGCGACCGGGAGCTTCTACACCTACTTCGATTCCAAGGAGGCCATCTTCCGCGAAGTCGTGGACGAGCTGATCGACGAGCTCTACCAGCAGTCACACGTGGGGGACGTGGTCGGTCCGGATCCGGTCGCGCGGATCGCGGCGGCGAACCGGCTGTACGTGGAGTCGTTTGCGCGTCATGCCGCGCTGTATGCGGTGGTGGTGCAGGTGGCGTCGTTCAGCCCCGAGTTCAGGGCGCGCCGGCAGAAGTCGCGCTTGGCGTTCGTCGAGAGGGCGGAGAGGGGCATCCGCTCCATGCAAAAGGCCGGCCAGGCTGATCGCTCGCTGGACCCGACGTTGACCGCTGCGATGCTCTGCGGGATGGTGGAGAACTTCGCAGAGGTGAGGCACCTCCTCGGCCAGTCTTTTGACGACGAGGAGGCGGTCGCCGCGATGACCGGGATCTGGGCGAAGGCGATCGGATTGAGATAA